The following are encoded together in the Streptomyces asoensis genome:
- a CDS encoding SGNH/GDSL hydrolase family protein — MLRFMPVGDSMTIGSTGDHTWRHRMWRHLCSTYGGPFTLVGPRETLYDKAADSPASYAYADPDFPRGHLAGWGEGWLHMAPLIGEAVRTTRADVLLVSLGLIDLGFYTNAEQTAQNARAFVAGARAANPRIAMVWLPVIHNVRAANDPPFAAQVARFNELLAKTAADLDEPASPILLASVPPTWDIDTDTYDGTHPNANGEHQLASAFAEAMYQGWELGGEYTP; from the coding sequence ATGCTCAGGTTCATGCCCGTAGGCGACTCGATGACGATCGGCAGCACGGGCGACCACACCTGGCGCCACCGCATGTGGCGCCACCTGTGCAGCACGTACGGCGGCCCGTTCACGCTGGTCGGCCCGCGCGAGACGCTCTACGACAAGGCGGCGGACAGCCCCGCGTCGTACGCCTACGCCGACCCCGACTTCCCCCGCGGCCATCTGGCCGGCTGGGGCGAGGGCTGGCTGCACATGGCCCCGCTGATCGGCGAGGCGGTCCGCACGACGCGGGCGGACGTCCTGCTGGTCTCGCTCGGCCTGATCGACCTGGGCTTCTACACGAACGCCGAGCAGACGGCGCAGAACGCCCGCGCCTTCGTCGCCGGCGCCCGCGCGGCGAACCCCCGGATCGCCATGGTGTGGCTGCCGGTCATCCACAACGTGCGCGCGGCGAACGACCCGCCCTTCGCCGCCCAGGTCGCCCGCTTCAACGAACTGCTGGCCAAGACCGCCGCCGACCTGGACGAACCGGCCTCGCCGATCCTCCTGGCCTCCGTACCGCCGACCTGGGACATCGACACCGACACCTACGACGGCACCCACCCGAACGCCAACGGCGAGCACCAGCTGGCGTCGGCCTTCGCGGAGGCGATGTACCAGGGATGGGAACTGGGCGGGGAGTACACACCCTGA
- a CDS encoding aldo/keto reductase: MKYTQLGRTGLKVSRLVLGTMNFGPQTDETDSHAIMDAALGAGINVFDTANVYGWGENKGRTEEIIGSWFAKGGGRRDKVVLATKVYGNMAADGEAWPNHDKLSALNIRRAVDASLKRLGTDHIDLYQFHHVDRSTGFEEIWQAVDVLVQQGKILYAGSSNFPGYKIAQANETAARRGGTIGLVSEQCLYNLAERRAEMEVIPAAQEYGLGVIPWSPLHGGLLGGVIKKQAEGGRRASGRAADSLADTRTRAQIQAYEDLLEKHGTEPGEAALAWLLTRPGVTGPIVGPRTAEQLESALRAVDLELSEELLTGLDEVFPGPGPSPEAFAW; the protein is encoded by the coding sequence ATGAAGTACACGCAGCTCGGACGTACCGGACTCAAGGTCAGCCGCCTCGTCCTCGGCACCATGAACTTCGGCCCGCAGACCGACGAGACCGACAGCCACGCGATCATGGACGCGGCGCTCGGCGCGGGCATCAATGTCTTCGACACCGCGAATGTCTACGGCTGGGGCGAGAACAAGGGCCGTACCGAGGAGATCATCGGCAGCTGGTTCGCGAAGGGCGGCGGCCGCCGGGACAAGGTGGTCCTCGCCACCAAGGTGTACGGCAACATGGCCGCCGACGGCGAGGCCTGGCCCAACCACGACAAGCTCTCCGCGCTGAACATCCGGCGGGCCGTCGACGCGAGCCTCAAGCGGCTCGGCACCGACCACATCGACCTCTACCAGTTCCACCACGTCGACCGCAGCACCGGCTTCGAGGAGATCTGGCAGGCCGTCGACGTGCTCGTCCAGCAGGGCAAGATCCTCTACGCCGGTTCGTCCAACTTCCCCGGCTACAAGATCGCCCAGGCCAACGAGACCGCCGCCCGCCGGGGCGGCACCATCGGGCTCGTCAGTGAGCAGTGCCTGTACAACCTGGCCGAGCGGCGCGCCGAGATGGAGGTGATCCCGGCCGCGCAGGAGTACGGCCTCGGGGTCATCCCCTGGTCGCCGCTGCACGGAGGGCTGCTGGGCGGGGTCATCAAGAAGCAGGCCGAGGGCGGCCGCCGCGCCTCCGGGCGGGCCGCCGACTCCCTCGCCGACACCAGGACCCGCGCGCAGATCCAGGCCTACGAGGACCTCCTGGAGAAGCACGGCACCGAACCCGGCGAGGCGGCTCTGGCCTGGCTGCTCACCCGGCCCGGGGTGACCGGCCCGATCGTCGGCCCGCGCACGGCGGAGCAGCTGGAGTCGGCCCTGCGGGCGGTCGATCTGGAACTGAGCGAGGAACTGCTGACCGGCCTGGACGAGGTCTTCCCCGGTCCGGGCCCGTCCCCGGAGGCCTTCGCCTGGTAG
- a CDS encoding WD40 repeat domain-containing protein, giving the protein MRRSFAVRAGALFTTALLTGALTALAASAAPAARAADGGKGFTIEDPRITESSGLAASRQHPGVYWTHNDSDDGPYLYAVDSATGKTVARITLAGVGTPRDVEAVSIGPGNEIWVGDIGDNLGGTWKYVWIYRLPEPAELVDQTVKATQYVVKYSDGARDAESLLVHPRTGRVYIIDKKEDGGHLYEGPADLSASGANIFKPVAPVDLWATDAAFSPDGTQLAVRGYFGGISYAWNGGKIKREGRLDVPLQRQGESVTYSADGTKLMYGSEGAGSAVVAEDAPGGSGSGSKSPSGGGGSSASEKGGGSSDTGGVTAGALAVVAVCAVLLGFRRFRRRG; this is encoded by the coding sequence ATGCGCCGATCTTTCGCCGTCCGGGCCGGAGCCCTGTTCACCACGGCCCTCCTCACGGGAGCCCTCACCGCGCTCGCGGCGTCCGCCGCCCCCGCAGCCCGGGCGGCCGACGGCGGCAAGGGCTTCACCATCGAGGATCCGCGCATCACCGAGTCCAGCGGTCTCGCCGCCTCGCGGCAGCACCCGGGCGTCTACTGGACGCACAACGACAGCGACGACGGCCCCTACCTCTACGCCGTCGACAGCGCGACCGGCAAGACCGTCGCCCGGATCACCCTGGCCGGCGTCGGCACGCCCCGCGACGTCGAGGCCGTCTCCATCGGCCCGGGCAACGAGATCTGGGTCGGCGACATCGGCGACAACCTCGGCGGCACCTGGAAGTACGTGTGGATCTACCGGCTGCCGGAGCCGGCCGAGCTCGTCGACCAGACCGTCAAGGCCACGCAGTACGTCGTGAAGTACTCCGACGGCGCCCGTGACGCCGAGTCGCTCCTCGTGCATCCCAGGACCGGGCGGGTCTACATCATCGACAAGAAGGAGGACGGCGGACACCTGTACGAAGGGCCGGCCGACCTCTCCGCCTCCGGGGCGAACATCTTCAAGCCGGTCGCACCCGTCGACCTATGGGCCACCGACGCGGCCTTCTCGCCGGACGGCACGCAGCTGGCCGTGCGCGGCTACTTCGGCGGTATCTCATACGCCTGGAACGGCGGGAAGATCAAGCGGGAGGGGCGGCTCGACGTGCCGCTGCAACGGCAGGGCGAGTCCGTCACCTACTCCGCCGACGGCACCAAGCTGATGTACGGCAGTGAGGGCGCCGGGAGTGCCGTGGTGGCCGAGGACGCCCCCGGCGGGTCCGGCTCCGGGTCCAAGTCCCCGTCCGGCGGCGGCGGTTCGAGCGCCTCGGAGAAGGGCGGCGGGTCCTCGGACACCGGTGGTGTCACGGCCGGCGCCCTGGCCGTCGTCGCGGTCTGCGCGGTCCTCCTCGGTTTCCG